GAGCCATGGTCTTGCGGTCCATGAGCAGGTTGTGGGGTTTGAGATCACGGTGCAGCACCCCGCGGCCGTGGACGAAAGCCACGCCCTTGCACAGCTGGTACATCAGGATCTACGGACGCACAATCAATCGAATCAGGCAGGCGTGGGTAATACATTCACACAAACGCCTCGCGTGCACAGGGTATGGTTGGGCCATTGGGGAGGGTacagaaaagagagaaaaatcaCCTTGACGGTTTGTGCGGGGATCTTCTCGTGGTTGGCGCGGTAGCCCCGGATGAACTTCTTGAGGTCGGTGTCCATGTACTCGAAGACGAGGTACAGGATGGTCTGCCCCTCCTTGTTAACGCCCTGCTTGAGGTCGAGCAGGCGCACCACGTGCGGGTCCTGAGACAGCATCCGCAGCAGCGAGACCTCCCGCAGCGCGGTGGGGGGCACGCCCTCGTCGTCCTCGGGGAGCCGCGTCTTCTTGAGCGCCACGATCCGGCCCGTCGCCTTCTCCCGGGCCTTGTACACCTTCCCGTACGTGCCCTCACCGACTTTCTCCAGCTTCTCGTACAGGTCCATGGCGCGCAGGCCGCCGCTCGTCGTCGTCGACGGCGCCGTCGGAGTCGGCTTGTGTTGGATCGTCGCCATCCCGCCGCGGATCCGGTCTTCTCCCTCGCGCGAGAGGCGGACTTGAGCGTGGTAGAGGTGGCGGGCTGGTGGTTGTGGATGGATCTGGAAACTGGATTGCGGGGAGCCGGGGAGGATTTGTATTTTGTACAGGGTGGTGGGAGCGTGGGGGAAGAGAGGTGACCGTTGCGATTTCAAATTTCGCTTGTGTCcgtttatatatgcaaaaatgaaaaaACAAATCTTTGTGCCGTGCTTGTGTATCTGCTCAGGTGACGCCTTTCGGCCTTTGAGTCCTTTCATACAACTGTTGGGCCCAACGGGGAAGCTCAAAGTAGCCCAGCCGAGCGAAGGGCCGTAGAGGAGCTAGGATTCCTGGGCCGGATTCCAGTTTTCTATGCTCGAAAGCCTGCAGAGCAATGCTGCTTCGACTGGAGTAGGATCCGTAACCCCCCGGCGTACGGATCTCCTGATAGGTGGTGCAAACTCAAACTAgaaaaaatcatcaaaataaCTAGCGTTTGGACGTCTGGCTCAGGTCTAGGTTCCGACATAGCTCCGCCACACCTGTCTCGACCCCGAGTAATAGACCATCTGTCtcgcctgaaaggtcctaatatgatcAGGGGTGAATAACTAGAACAATTTGTTAGAGCGTTAAACGGCGAAATACAATTTTACTTTAAAAGGGTTGCAAATCACCTactcaataattctagttgttacgatctctaggcacacaagaggctaagtcactactcagtataagagctctcaacaaagttaccctaaagagctccactaggtgaaaCTAAGCTAGTAAGTGTtagcatttcttagcatcactatttactaagttgtcatccctagcaatgatgccagaaatgtgttgttggtatatatatatattaagtattcgcaagcgcatagataatataccattgtcgacaaaagatgtttaacagtccaccgaggggtaccAACGATGGTAGATTGTTTGGTAGAAGTGAGCGTGATCAGAAActaaatggtgacacaaggcgcagagacatcgATTTAGATAGGTCcgggctgtctgatcgacgtaataccctacgtcctgtgtctttgttgtattgtattgaatatgagatgatttCGAGGGGGTCCcagcccgccttatatagtctggggggcagggttacaagtcagttagatctagatctatttggctatatggtaagtatttacaaggaatacgatatctatcatatccgatcAGATCTTTAtctatcttcaagattcttcTGATTGCCTTACGGTACACGCCGACCAGAGCCGAGCACCGTAGGTCGTGATCTTATGGActgagccacctctgatggtgcaacccatgtcttgtcctatggataccggaggtcatatcccccacagctagtctccgagTGCCTTATATCCTTTGAGCAATgctgtcttgaacaagtccgagcaCTTTGACGTGAAGCCGATTAGTTTAACCGGTGATTCGAGCAGTTaaagtcgaagccgaccagtttaactggtgaccttgGCGACGAAAATCAATAACGACCAGATTAACTGGTTAGAAGATctcagacttagccaagtaaggcttgccagaaggatgcaaggggctcaagataaaatttaaaaattcttccccttaggagaagtgtagccacttagactccgtcaataaggaggtaaatcaagaaataagcactacattcattgccaggcgaagtgtagccacttagtccctgagcctgctggaagataaagaatgaatcttgtagcagggtcaaagaaaagaagtttgaaagcttgccgatgtcatctgacatgcgcgtatcaagacccagacatgctgcccaagatcagcaccctgatctaaacaatatggagcagcttgatagcatactgatgagatgtagcaagatccgaccaccaagggagtctctAGCTTAGCTGGTAAGCCtccagcgtagctgacgatgatgCGACGAACAATCCAACCAGTTGGCTGGCGAAAAAACGAGCgtcgagcagcccaaccaactggtcagcgacgaagtGAGCGTTGAGTAGAAGAattcgaacaccgaggagtctctAGCGTAGCTGGTGATGCTTGCACAAAGAATCCAAACACCGAGAAGTCCCCAATGTAGCTGGCGATAAAGCGACGaacaatccgaccagttggttgatGAAGAATCGAGCACCGAACAGCCTAACCAACTGATCGGCGGCGAAGTGACGAACAATctaaacaccgaggagtcccaaacatagctggcgacgcttgcacgaagaatccaagcaccaaggagtccccaatgtagctggcgagcccctagcgtagctgatgatgaagcccatgtgatgagcagtccaaccaactggtcggcggcgaagtgaacacCGGGCAGGAGTGAGCGCCGAGCAGTTCGATCAGTTGGTTGGCGGTGAAGTTCGTCTGATAGGTGGTTCgaccacctagacgatgatcatcTTATCCAATCCCTTAGCGTAAGCTTGTTGACCGAGCTGTGCCCCCGCAAAACAAATGTGTAGAATATgtagtatatgatgtaaaaataaaatatatgaactccggagaagaatcagcaatggtgatgaaatagcgtatgcagctcggcgatcagttggtgtgaacacttagtgttattctaaagacgtgtttatatttaatataaatcgtccgaccagttagtatgtagctgagtcgcCAGCCCTatctagcctgttaaccataacatggAGCGCGGAGTCCGTGtgtgtgtaggaagaacaaagtgttgctaagtagccgcttccgaccaccccAAACTCAGAGGGCaggcgctcgtgcacgtgtagggagaagctaGAGACAGGGTCGTCTCTGggaacatccgagcatcaacatgactattcaGGGATTTGCCTTAGGATTAGCTGTATGtcttctttaagatggtatacatgaaagaaaattgtttggagaacaaacatggagaaaacaactcggagaaacatcatggcgatatatgaagattggagaatatttaaaagaatattagagcatgacttagctttagatagaacggTTGATCGGCGGCGTATGATGTTATCTGATCGATGTAATGTTTGGGTGGTGCTGAAGATGAATTGTTGATCCTAGTGATGAACTTGATGGAGTCCAGAGAACTGGGGCTAACCCGTAGTAGCAGTGCCTCATGCACACAACAAGTTGGATTGCTCTATACATGAAGCATGCACATGTACATGCATGATTACCCTGCATGCCTTTTTCAATCTTGCTCTTTCCTTATTGGCTTGTAGTCAGCAACATTTGGTGCCACCACCGCCTCGTGGAGCCATGACGATGAAGGATGTCGAGCATAAAGGATTCCGTGGCTGACCCCAATAATCTTTGTGTCTGTTTGAGACATGCAACACCATGACGAATCTTGGTGTGTAGACATGTCATTCGTTTTCACGGAAGTCAAGCTCCATAGCAAAACTTGATCCATCTAATTGTTGCTAGAGACATGTTGACGTAGGACTCCGAGTTCTATTGCGCACAGCCCCGAATCGCTTCGTGACGCTGAGTCTGAGGTCATCGGCGATGGAAGCAAATCACGATGCATAATGTCAAGAGATGCCGGGTCGCTGCTGATGTTGTTGatcttgaggtacgccatctggttcgcTGGAAGATCAAGCGCACGCCCCTACTTGGTGCACCAACtatcgataaaagatgctcggcagtccaccgagagggtacccacgatggtagattgtttGGTAGAAGTGCGCATGATCGGGAACTAGATGGTGATACAAGATGCAGAGACAGATATTTAGACATGTTTGGACcatctaatcgacgtaataccctacgtcctatgtatttgttgtattgtattgaatatgagatgatttcgagaggggtccctgcccgccttatatagtctgggggacagggttacaagtcggttagatctagatctattcgactatatggtaagtatttacaaggaatatgatatctatcatatccaaacagatccttctctatcttcaagattcttctgattgccttgcggtgcatgccgaccagagccgagcaccgtaggccttgatcttatgagttgggccacctctgatggtgcagcccatgtcttgtcctatggatactgggggtcatatcccccacaaccattgtagcatttcaccccaGGAGTATGCcagatatcgttatttatattttatccataggaAGGAGCGATGGGGTGGCAAGAGATATTGATAAATATGCATATttatgacaagatcattaactctcatgctatagcaggggtaagtcaaatgataaataaatgataagtgtaagacaTTAGTAgtaatccagagatagaaatagatactcataaatgtggtatggctaggcaggagattaactaagagcaaaagattcctcggtcattccttatttactaaatcttttatacacccaagtatatacactcccatctatagcataattaactctatatctatgcataaggaacattactaagaaacatcaagaacagagcttgactcCCTTTGCAACTAGGTTCTACTTAttctacaaatggggagtggactacaaaggactcaatgagagtgtcacactcgtgatctaccacatgacctggagtgtagagtgcatccgcaggtaaacaatatttaagcaccacgcttacataatgtcgaccacttaactcactcgagtattgagctaagcactttgcgaacatatgcataagttcatcatcaatcatgactatatcaagcatataaccagagcaaactaggaacataataaatagaaatatagtattgaagtagcacaaagtcataaatatagagGGATACAATGGCTTTACCAGCCTCCAGACGGTGAatccagaatcctgagcaatagcccaaactctacttaaatcttgcaagctagcctatactagaactttgaagaattggagctctattctcttctctctagaaaccctaatttctaatctgatcttgacttatgatCAATTGCTTTAGGGGGGGCAGAGGtgggtatatataggccagagcatcaattctggacactcggatcaaaccgacttgaataaacggcatagatgcaatctaggaggcggtggaggaaccGACATCGAAGCAGAGGCTAACATGTGGGCCCAGGGGGCTGGCCAGCCTATAGGTGGGATCCTCTCGTGCCCCGCTTTGGTGGAGTGCCTTCTGGAACCTTCTGATGATATTTTCGTCGTGGATAATTGTGATTTAATTTGAGATTTGATtcaccttgatagttttctgaataaaccctgctgaaaacacatattcaccaaaactcatggaaattgtcaatttaaacccctaagtctatgttggtgatcattttcatgcatgatttcaagttatattaatgatttatgatggatggtaactaccgttaacagcaagcaagctctcagatCTTGCTACACAaaaga
The nucleotide sequence above comes from Miscanthus floridulus cultivar M001 chromosome 18, ASM1932011v1, whole genome shotgun sequence. Encoded proteins:
- the LOC136521624 gene encoding cyclin-dependent kinase B2-1-like, giving the protein MATIQHKPTPTAPSTTTSGGLRAMDLYEKLEKVGEGTYGKVYKAREKATGRIVALKKTRLPEDDEGVPPTALREVSLLRMLSQDPHVVRLLDLKQGVNKEGQTILYLVFEYMDTDLKKFIRGYRANHEKIPAQTVKILMYQLCKGVAFVHGRGVLHRDLKPHNLLMDRKTMALKIADLGLSRAITVPMKKYTHEILTLWYRAPEVLLGATHYSTPVDIWSVGCIFAELVTNQPLFPGDSELQQLLHIFKLLGTPNEQMWPGVGKLPNWHVYPQWKPTKLSTLVPGLDADGYDLLEKMLAYEPAKRISAKKALEHPYFNGVNKEVY